A genomic region of Streptomyces rimosus contains the following coding sequences:
- a CDS encoding helix-turn-helix transcriptional regulator — MVRPPALKLAEVLAEIRMSPSAFYRLRARGQAPRMIKLPNGELRCRRVDLDAWWRECEKETPHWR, encoded by the coding sequence GTGGTTCGTCCCCCTGCGCTGAAACTTGCTGAGGTATTGGCCGAGATTCGTATGAGCCCGTCGGCGTTCTACCGCCTGCGTGCTCGCGGCCAGGCCCCACGCATGATCAAGCTGCCGAATGGTGAGCTTCGCTGCCGCCGAGTCGATCTGGACGCCTGGTGGCGGGAATGTGAGAAGGAAACCCCGCATTGGCGATGA
- a CDS encoding tyrosine-type recombinase/integrase — MTLVPAEGPDAYAADGAERSARASLARLTGDPRDDWPPHARRLYAYLADVYGERDALPTLAAAWIAHQRSDGTRKTYAQNFKILEGYLRERDVHPLALTFLVADAFASHLKTLPTLVWRGGRRVPEGPPRDDATRHNVLSANSSFYKFVLQTRVLPKEMMDSNPFDGVLYPAMDPLFTRTESLTEAEYVTLARTARHEHPCRRTAFRLYVLILVLYHLCLRIDAALGARIEKLGYDKGHHTLEVQIKGGTWVTKAVPPFVWHAIRVLVGDRTEGFIFCTSTGKRLDQASQWRAIRATAKRAGLPQKKLSPHSLKHSTITHAYDRPGARPEKIQHWADHKDPRTTQRYNQRRGALEGSPAYDAAASMAGHLPLRPAPVACRRSRS, encoded by the coding sequence GTGACGCTCGTTCCCGCCGAGGGGCCCGACGCGTACGCGGCGGATGGCGCGGAACGCTCCGCCCGTGCGAGCCTCGCCCGGCTGACCGGCGACCCGCGTGACGACTGGCCGCCGCACGCCCGGCGCCTGTACGCGTACCTGGCCGACGTCTACGGCGAACGCGATGCGCTGCCCACCCTCGCTGCGGCCTGGATCGCCCACCAGCGCTCGGACGGCACCCGCAAGACGTACGCGCAGAACTTCAAGATCCTGGAGGGCTACCTGCGGGAGCGCGACGTGCATCCGCTCGCCCTCACGTTCCTGGTCGCCGACGCCTTCGCCAGCCACCTCAAGACGCTGCCCACCCTCGTCTGGCGCGGCGGTCGGCGCGTGCCGGAGGGACCACCGCGCGACGATGCCACCCGGCACAACGTGCTCTCCGCCAACTCCTCGTTCTACAAGTTCGTCCTCCAGACCCGGGTCCTGCCCAAGGAGATGATGGACAGCAACCCCTTTGACGGGGTCCTGTACCCGGCCATGGACCCGCTGTTCACCCGCACCGAGAGCCTGACCGAAGCCGAGTACGTCACGCTCGCGCGCACCGCCCGGCACGAGCATCCGTGCCGTCGTACGGCGTTCCGGCTGTACGTCCTAATCCTGGTGCTGTACCACCTGTGCCTGCGCATCGACGCCGCGCTCGGCGCGCGGATCGAGAAGCTGGGCTACGACAAGGGCCACCACACCCTGGAGGTACAGATCAAGGGCGGCACCTGGGTCACCAAGGCCGTGCCGCCGTTCGTCTGGCACGCAATCCGTGTCCTCGTCGGGGACCGCACGGAGGGCTTCATCTTCTGCACCAGCACCGGCAAGCGGCTCGACCAGGCGTCGCAGTGGCGTGCGATCCGGGCCACCGCGAAGCGGGCCGGTCTGCCGCAGAAGAAGCTCAGCCCGCACTCCTTGAAGCACTCCACGATCACCCACGCCTACGACCGGCCCGGCGCCCGCCCGGAGAAGATCCAGCATTGGGCCGACCACAAGGACCCGCGCACGACGCAGCGGTATAACCAGCGCCGCGGCGCGCTCGAAGGCAGCCCCGCCTACGACGCCGCCGCGTCCATGGCAGGGCATCTGCCACTTCGGCCAGCT